The Mangrovimonas cancribranchiae nucleotide sequence TCCACAATTAACGACGTTTGCAATATATACGAAGCACTTAACAATTTAGACGTTTCATATGTTATAATTGGATTACCTGAAGATGTAGGTGTTTTTGCAAACCACGGTATTCCGGGTACTCGCAATGCTTTTGAAGCGACCATTAAAGTTTTGTTAAACATCCAAGACAACGATTATACATTTGCAGAGAACGTCTTGATTTTAGGGCATTTAAATTTTGACGCAGAACTTGAGAAACTTTCCAAATTAAATCCTAAAAAAAAGAAAGACTTTGTTAAAGCTAGAAAGCTTACAGCTGAAATAGATAAGCATGTTACGAAATTAGTACACAGCATTGTTAAGGCAAATAAAATTCCTATTATAATTGGTGGCGGACATAATAACGCCTACGGTAACATAAAAGGAACATCTCTAGCCTTAAATAAACCTATTAACATTGTTAACTTTGATGCTCATACCGATTTTAGAAAAGAAGAAGGAAGACATAGCGGTAATGGCTTTACGTATGCTTTTAATGAAGGATTCTTAAATAAATACTTCATCTTTGGTCTTCATGAAAACTATACATCTAAAGATATTTTTAAACGTTTAGATAAAAATGACCAACTTGATTATAACAGCTTTGAAGCTATACAAATTAGAAAAGAATTAAAATTTAACACCGAAATTAAAAAAGCTCAAAATTTTATTTGTGAAGATTATTTTGGTATTGAAATAGATTGCGATGCAATTCAAGGAATTTCCAGTAGCGCAATGTCTCCTACTGGGTTTAGTATTACCAAAACAAGACGTTTTATACACAAGTTTGCTAAAAATAAAAATGCTAAATATATCCATATTTGTGAGGCTGCACCAACAACAAAAAATAGTGCACAAATAGGAAAACTAATTACCACCTTAATAACAGATTTTATGAGAGGACATGAATCTTAATTTAATAATTACCAGCACTTTATTAAAGTAAATTGTTATTAGATAAATTATTAATTATTTCATTTTTAATTGATTAATACATAAAAAATAGTATATTTGGCTTGCTATTAAATCAATTCAGGACCTACTATGTTAATCAACTTAAACTGTTGTCTTTCACAACAATTACTACTCTTTAAGCTTTCACAATCGCATATAATTACGATTTTATTTATTTCAATCTTTTTTTTCCTTATTTTATTACTTTTAGGAATTAGAAAGTCCTATAAGTTGAAAAAAGAAAACGATAAGTTAAATAAAATAGAAGGGTTTGATATGGATGAAGCAAATAAAAACTATAAAGACTTTAGAGACGGACACTTATACGAATAAAAAAAGCCTGCAATTATGCAGGCTTTTTTAGCTTTATTAAAGGCTTTCTATTCCAGAAAGAAGGTTTACATTTCGTTAAAAATAGAATGCATTAAACGCTTTTTATCGTTAATACTTTCCTCCATAGAAATCATG carries:
- a CDS encoding formimidoylglutamase encodes the protein MDKLVLFNNSIKKQFINKRASETKFGESISTINDVCNIYEALNNLDVSYVIIGLPEDVGVFANHGIPGTRNAFEATIKVLLNIQDNDYTFAENVLILGHLNFDAELEKLSKLNPKKKKDFVKARKLTAEIDKHVTKLVHSIVKANKIPIIIGGGHNNAYGNIKGTSLALNKPINIVNFDAHTDFRKEEGRHSGNGFTYAFNEGFLNKYFIFGLHENYTSKDIFKRLDKNDQLDYNSFEAIQIRKELKFNTEIKKAQNFICEDYFGIEIDCDAIQGISSSAMSPTGFSITKTRRFIHKFAKNKNAKYIHICEAAPTTKNSAQIGKLITTLITDFMRGHES